The proteins below come from a single Xiphophorus couchianus chromosome 20, X_couchianus-1.0, whole genome shotgun sequence genomic window:
- the LOC114135446 gene encoding odorant receptor 131-2-like, translating into MVWLALSVINSSMVYTFLQHSVFYENSRYIMFICMVVNDALQLTLVTTLYVVSYVFRKIHVSICCLLIMTAVFTTRSTPLILAGMAVERFIAICLPLHYSHMCTVPRTIFLIGVILILTATPPITDLLITIIKEPPKFFHRAIFCDHSFLFSDPSTYYKNCVFDGVYLSFVALTLLYTYCKIMLTAQAASTSLASVRRARNTVLLHGVQLLLCMMTFVVPSLQAALISLFPQLILEIRYVFFLLVYIIPRFMSPVIYGFRDELFRKYWTQYLSWPRQRVSGVRPGALKDACI; encoded by the exons ATGGTGTGGTTGGCcctcagtgtcatcaacagcaGCATGGTGTACACCTTTCTACAACACAG TGTCTTTTATGAGAACTCCCGGTACATCATGTTCATCTGCATGGTGGTCAATGATGCTCTGCAGCTTACGCTGGTAACAACTCTCTATGTGGTCAGCTATGTCTTCAGGAAGATCCACGTCTCCATCTGTTGTCTTCTG ATAATGACGGCAGTCTTCACCACCCGCTCCACCCCTCTCATCTTGGCCGGGATGGCGGTAGAGCGCTTCATCGCCATCTGCTTGCCGCTACACTACAGCCACATGTGCACAGTGCCCCGCACCATCTTCCTCATCGGTgtcatcctcatcctcactgCCACCCCTCCGATCACTGACCTCCTCATCACCATAATCAAGGAGCCTCCAAAGTTCTTCCACAGGGCCATATTTTGTGACCACTCCTTTCTCTTCTCTGATCCTTCCACCTATTACAAGAACTGTGTGTTTGATGGAGTATACCTCTCCTTCGTGGCGCTCACGCTGCTCTACACCTACTGTAAGATCATGCTGACAGCGCAGGCTGCCTCCACCAGCCTGGCGTCAGTGAGGAGAGCCAGGAACACTGTGCTGCTTCATGGAGTGCAG CTGCTGTTGTGCATGATGACCTTCGTGGTTCCCTCCCTCCAAGCTGCTCTGATCTCCCTGTTCCCCCAGCTCATCCTGGAGATCCGCTACGTCTTTTTCTTGCTCGTCTACATCATCCCTCGCTTCATGAGCCCAGTTATCTATGGGTTCCGGGACGAGCTTTTCAGGAAGTACTGGACCCAGTATCTGTCCTGGCCCAGACAAAGGGTCAGTGGGGTCAGACCTGGAGCCTTAAAAGACGCCTGCATATGA
- the LOC114134896 gene encoding potassium voltage-gated channel subfamily S member 2 isoform X1, giving the protein MVKESLPSWIHQDSEEGLVHVNVGGLKRSLCSSTLKKFPDTRLGKLLACDSEEDILQVCDDYDVQEKEFYFDRNPGLFPYVLHFYQTGKLHVMEELCVFSFSQEIEYWGINEFFLDTCCSYRYHDRKLERGQHRSWDDESDVSSVDTSVDEISDLNKDMQHFQEVRYGNIKKCLWLTLENPGYSIPSKLFSLLSIGVVLTSIATMCINSIPEYQTFDSDGKLIEDKTTQALEVFCTCWFTFEVVTRLLLAPNRKKFFHHPLNIIDLVSVVPIYITLIFDLTVGSESELGDLGRLIQVFRLMRIFRVLKLARHSTGLRSLGATLRHSYREVGILLLYLGVGVSVFSGIAYTAECEEDVGLDTIPACWWWGTVSMTTVGYGDVVPVTVAGKLAASGCILGGTLVVALPITIIFNKFSHFYRRQKALEASVRNNNNRKKIKVSCENELEEDAESDGDNRYLDDDDIDDIEEDDIDFEDEGGVINYSYVEHLSYPSTLRKQELYQL; this is encoded by the exons ATGGTGAAGGAGTCCTTGCCCAGCTGGATCCATCAGGACTCTGAAGAGGGTCTTGTCCATGTGAATGTCGGTGGTCTGAAGAGGAGCCTCTGCTCCAGCACACTGAAGAAATTCCCAGACACCAGGTTGGGAAAATTACTGGCGTGTGATTCAGAGGAAGACATACTGCAG GTGTGTGATGACTATGACGTACAGGAGAAAGAGTTTTACTTTGACAGAAATCCAGGTCTGTTCCCTTATGTCCTCCACTTTTATCAGACTGGCAAACTTCATGTGATGGAGGAACTCTGTGTGTTCTCCTTCAG TCAAGAGATAGAGTATTGGGGCATCAATGAGTTCTTCCTGGACACCTGCTGTAGTTATCGTTACCATGACCGCAAGCTGGAGAGAGGTCAACACCGCAGTTGGGATGATGAGAGTGACGTCAGCAGTGTCGACACGTCTGTGGACGAGATTTCTGATTTAAACAA AGACATGCAGCATTTCCAGGAGGTTCGCTACGGGAACATCAAGAAATGTTTGTGGCTTACACTGGAGAACCCGGGATACTCCATCCCGAGTAAGCTCTTCAGTCTGCTCTCCATCGGAGTGGTGCTCACATCTATTGCCACTATGTGCATTAACAGCATCCCAGAGTATCAG acTTTTGACTCAGATGGAAAGCTGATCGAAGATAAAACTACCCAGGCTCTTGAGGTGTTCTGTACCTGCTGGTTCACCTTTGAG GTTGTGACGCGGCTGCTGCTCGCTCCAAACAGGAAGAAGTTCTTCCATCACCCACTCAACATTATCGACCTGGTGTCAGTAGTTCCCATCTACATCACCCTGATCTTTGACTTGACCGTGGGATCTGAGTCTGAACTGGGAGACCTGGGGCGACTAATACAG GTGTTCAGGTTAATGAGGATCTTTAGAGTATTGAAGTTGGCCCGACACTCCACAGGTCTGCGCTCTCTGGGAGCAACACTTCGG CACAGTTACCGTGAAGTGGGAATACTGCTACTATACCTGGGTGTCGGCGTGTCCGTCTTTTCTGGGATTGCTTACACCGCTGAATGTGAAGAG GATGTAGGCTTGGACACAATCCCGGCCTGCTGGTGGTGGGGAACTGTCAGCATGACCACGGTGGGTTACGGAGACGTAGTGCCTGTCACAGTCGCCGGAAAGCTAGCAGCCAGTGGATGCATCCTGGGTGGCACTCTGGTGGTGGCTCTGCCCATCACTATCATCTTCAACAAGTTCTCCCATTTTTACCGCCGGCAGAAAGCTTTGGAGGCGTCGGTGAGGAACAACAACAACCGCAAGAAGATCAAAGTGAGCTGCGAGAATGAGCTGGAAGAGGATGCGGAATCGGATGGGGACAATCGCTACCTGGACGATGATGATATTGATGACATTGAGGAAGATGACATTGATTTTGAGGATGAAGGAGGGGTGATAAACTACAGCTATGTGGAGCATCTGTCTTACCCATCGACATTGAGAAAGCAGGAGCTGTATCAGCTGTAA
- the LOC114134896 gene encoding potassium voltage-gated channel subfamily S member 2 isoform X2 — translation MVKESLPSWIHQDSEEGLVHVNVGGLKRSLCSSTLKKFPDTRLGKLLACDSEEDILQVCDDYDVQEKEFYFDRNPGLFPYVLHFYQTGKLHVMEELCVFSFSQEIEYWGINEFFLDTCCSYRYHDRKLERGQHRSWDDESDVSSVDTSVDEISDLNKDMQHFQEVRYGNIKKCLWLTLENPGYSIPSKLFSLLSIGVVLTSIATMCINSIPEYQTFDSDGKLIEDKTTQALEVFCTCWFTFEVVTRLLLAPNRKKFFHHPLNIIDLVSVVPIYITLIFDLTVGSESELGDLGRLIQVFRLMRIFRVLKLARHSTGLRSLGATLRHSYREVGILLLYLGVGVSVFSGIAYTAECEEDVGLDTIPACWWWGTVSMTTKALEASVRNNNNRKKIKVSCENELEEDAESDGDNRYLDDDDIDDIEEDDIDFEDEGGVINYSYVEHLSYPSTLRKQELYQL, via the exons ATGGTGAAGGAGTCCTTGCCCAGCTGGATCCATCAGGACTCTGAAGAGGGTCTTGTCCATGTGAATGTCGGTGGTCTGAAGAGGAGCCTCTGCTCCAGCACACTGAAGAAATTCCCAGACACCAGGTTGGGAAAATTACTGGCGTGTGATTCAGAGGAAGACATACTGCAG GTGTGTGATGACTATGACGTACAGGAGAAAGAGTTTTACTTTGACAGAAATCCAGGTCTGTTCCCTTATGTCCTCCACTTTTATCAGACTGGCAAACTTCATGTGATGGAGGAACTCTGTGTGTTCTCCTTCAG TCAAGAGATAGAGTATTGGGGCATCAATGAGTTCTTCCTGGACACCTGCTGTAGTTATCGTTACCATGACCGCAAGCTGGAGAGAGGTCAACACCGCAGTTGGGATGATGAGAGTGACGTCAGCAGTGTCGACACGTCTGTGGACGAGATTTCTGATTTAAACAA AGACATGCAGCATTTCCAGGAGGTTCGCTACGGGAACATCAAGAAATGTTTGTGGCTTACACTGGAGAACCCGGGATACTCCATCCCGAGTAAGCTCTTCAGTCTGCTCTCCATCGGAGTGGTGCTCACATCTATTGCCACTATGTGCATTAACAGCATCCCAGAGTATCAG acTTTTGACTCAGATGGAAAGCTGATCGAAGATAAAACTACCCAGGCTCTTGAGGTGTTCTGTACCTGCTGGTTCACCTTTGAG GTTGTGACGCGGCTGCTGCTCGCTCCAAACAGGAAGAAGTTCTTCCATCACCCACTCAACATTATCGACCTGGTGTCAGTAGTTCCCATCTACATCACCCTGATCTTTGACTTGACCGTGGGATCTGAGTCTGAACTGGGAGACCTGGGGCGACTAATACAG GTGTTCAGGTTAATGAGGATCTTTAGAGTATTGAAGTTGGCCCGACACTCCACAGGTCTGCGCTCTCTGGGAGCAACACTTCGG CACAGTTACCGTGAAGTGGGAATACTGCTACTATACCTGGGTGTCGGCGTGTCCGTCTTTTCTGGGATTGCTTACACCGCTGAATGTGAAGAG GATGTAGGCTTGGACACAATCCCGGCCTGCTGGTGGTGGGGAACTGTCAGCATGACCACG AAAGCTTTGGAGGCGTCGGTGAGGAACAACAACAACCGCAAGAAGATCAAAGTGAGCTGCGAGAATGAGCTGGAAGAGGATGCGGAATCGGATGGGGACAATCGCTACCTGGACGATGATGATATTGATGACATTGAGGAAGATGACATTGATTTTGAGGATGAAGGAGGGGTGATAAACTACAGCTATGTGGAGCATCTGTCTTACCCATCGACATTGAGAAAGCAGGAGCTGTATCAGCTGTAA